GCTCTGAATTTTCGCCGAGGTCTAAATGCTCTATCCCTTGTACAGCAAGTGGTTTAGCTATCTTGTCACCCTCTCAGGAGAAAAACTTGATGCAGCAGGGCGATCGCCAGATGAAATTTCTCCTCCGGGGTCAGAGACTGTAAATCACCCCCAGAGCCCGAGGGAGCCTCCACCACAGCGGGTAGAGTCCAGGACTGGTAAAACGAATCAATCGCCTGACCATAAACCGCCGCTAGTGCCGGTAATTCCCGTTCCGCATCAACCTTGCGCTTACCATTTTCAATACAGGAGAGCGCCTGTTGACTCATCGTGACACCATAGCAGTTTTTAAGCTGTTCGATAACCTGTTCCTGGGTTAAACCCAGCCGTTGCCGGGTGGCACGCAGTCGATGACCGAGGGAAAACTCCATGTAATTTATCAAAAATTCTTGTATCTACACGAATAATATATATTTTTCTCAGAGAAAATTCAAGGGTTTTCAAAAATATTAGAAAATCAAATTGACTTAGGATATTGTGATAAAACTGGAGGGGTTAATACAGCAAGCAGAGGACCACTATCCCACCCAGCCCCTAACAGAGGGTACAGTTTATGACAGACATCAGAAAAATGGGTGTTTACCAGAATAAATGATAAATTTTGTAACGAGACGTTGAAAACTCCGCTTAAATACTCAATAATTAGATTGACTTCTAATAATTAGGTAAAGTTGGGAGGCAAGACAGAGAATGGAGAGACTCCCAAAAGCGGGGTTTTTGAAAGCCGATCGGGATACCAGCGTTTTATAGCTGGGTTCACGGCTAACTGAGGCGATCGGCTGTTTATCATTCTTTCGGAGGCGGAAATCTAGGAAAAATCTGTACTGTGCGCCCATAAACCCCGGTATAGCCAGATTAAGCGTGTATTCTGACACGGAATTTTATACAAGGAAGAGAATTCAACCAAACCAACGGAATAATGCAAGTTATTCCCGTAGTCAAAGTAGCGGGATAGTGAGTATGGCAGGAATTTGACAATAAATCTAAGCCTTCTACCCAGGCTACAGTATAAAGCCTGCGTTTGCCCTTGGCGATCGGCTTTGCTATACCTATTGGCTTGAAATCTTGCTCCCTTTATCTATCGCCCATGCATTCAGTGACTCAATCAATCAACTATCATGAACAAAACCACTCGACGAATTGTAGCAGTCTTTACCCTGATTGTAGCATTTACGATTGAACTAGGAACATTTTTTACTCCGGCGGCATTAGCCCAGTCTGAAGCCTTTAAAATGCCGCAGTTATCAACGGAGGTAGCTCTTCAAGTACCTGTCCCTCAACCCGTTGATTTAATAGCGCTGTCAATGCTAGAGCGATTTCCCAATGAAGATGAAATTAAGCATTTTATTTCCGAAGGAGTCAACTCTAGCCGAAATGTATTGGATAGTTCGCGTAATTTTTTCAAGAAAAACTTGCCGACTCGGGAACAAATGCTTCAAGATTTGGATGAAATATTGGAAAAACAGCAAGTAGTCCAAGACTTTGTGTCTTCTCAAAAAAACAATCTAAAAAGCCATCTCAGCAAAGAACAATTAGCCGCCGATCTTCAAGGTTTGGTTGCTGACGCTTCCAAATATGGGGATGGCTTACAGAAGATTACCAAAAAGGCGCTGCAAAGTAAGTACGGCGAAAGCTATAAAGTAATGTCCCTAATTTTACAAAACTTTACTTCTACAGCCCTCAATTCTAAAGCTCGTAATCAGGCCAAAATTTTCTTGGATGCTACTCCTGAAAAAATCTGTAAAGCATATCAAGACATGAGCACAGGAATAGATGGATCAAGTTGGTCTGCAATCGAAGAAGGTGCTGGAACTACAGTGCTATTATTCCAGACTATTACATCCGCCTCGGCAGCAGGTGCAGGAAATTTAGCAGGCTATGCCGGTATAGCTTCTGCGGTTTCACAACTTGGTTTAGGTGGGTTAACAACAACTCTAGCCAGTGTGCTAGGCAGTAGCGCTA
The nucleotide sequence above comes from Laspinema palackyanum D2c. Encoded proteins:
- a CDS encoding helix-turn-helix domain-containing protein; the encoded protein is MINYMEFSLGHRLRATRQRLGLTQEQVIEQLKNCYGVTMSQQALSCIENGKRKVDAERELPALAAVYGQAIDSFYQSWTLPAVVEAPSGSGGDLQSLTPEEKFHLAIALLHQVFLLRG